A region of Catenibacterium mitsuokai DNA encodes the following proteins:
- the thrS gene encoding threonine--tRNA ligase, with protein sequence MSDFLNDKDLNTLNHSCAHVLAQAVKHLYPQAKFWVGPVVEEGFYYDIDLGDQTISDDDLPKIEKEMKKICKDGKRIVRHEVSKEEALEEFKDDEYKLDLINGLEDGTITTYSQGDFTDLCRGPHVETVKLCKNFKLIKHSGAYWKGDKNNKVLQRIYGVCFPTKEELEAHLQLLEEAKERDHRKLGKELGIFMFADIVGKGLPMWLPNGFTVRRLLSDYIMNKELELGYEHVMTPSLGNVKLYKKSGHWAHYKDDMFPAMELDDEAYVLRPMNCPHHMVMYKSTLHSYRDLPVRIAEIANDFRFEASGALTGIERARAFTQNDSHIFCRPDQIAQEFKNVAHLILDVYKDFGFKDYSFRLSLRDKNNKEKYFGNDELWEKSENELREVLKEMDVEFYEAEGEAAFYGPKLDVQVKSALGHDVTLSTIQLDYQLPERFELTYVDENGDKVRPVVIHRAILGSLDRFIAFLLEETKGNLPLWLAPTQVQVIPVKLEYHDEYAKEVVAKLRKAHFRVNNDNRDEKLGYRIREAQLKKIPYQLVLGDNERDNGTVTYRKHGEKKQTTVTFDEFVELLNTEVENKTLSH encoded by the coding sequence ATGAGCGATTTTTTAAATGACAAAGATTTAAATACTTTAAATCATTCATGTGCACACGTATTAGCACAGGCAGTTAAACATCTTTACCCACAGGCTAAATTCTGGGTTGGTCCAGTTGTCGAAGAAGGATTCTATTATGATATCGATTTAGGTGATCAGACTATTTCTGATGATGACTTACCTAAGATTGAAAAAGAAATGAAGAAAATCTGTAAAGATGGTAAGAGAATCGTGAGACATGAAGTCTCTAAAGAAGAAGCTTTAGAAGAATTCAAGGATGATGAATATAAGCTAGACTTAATCAATGGTTTAGAAGATGGTACAATCACTACTTACTCACAGGGTGATTTCACTGACTTATGTCGTGGTCCACATGTAGAAACAGTTAAATTATGTAAGAACTTCAAGTTAATCAAACATTCAGGTGCTTATTGGAAAGGTGATAAGAACAACAAGGTTCTTCAGAGAATCTATGGTGTATGTTTCCCAACTAAAGAAGAATTAGAAGCACATCTTCAGTTATTAGAAGAAGCAAAGGAAAGAGATCACAGAAAACTCGGTAAAGAATTAGGTATCTTCATGTTTGCGGATATCGTAGGTAAAGGTTTACCAATGTGGTTACCAAATGGTTTCACTGTCAGACGTTTATTATCTGATTACATCATGAACAAAGAATTAGAATTAGGTTATGAACATGTTATGACACCTTCTCTTGGTAACGTTAAGTTATACAAGAAATCTGGACATTGGGCTCATTATAAAGATGATATGTTCCCAGCTATGGAATTAGATGATGAAGCATATGTATTAAGACCTATGAACTGTCCACACCATATGGTTATGTATAAATCTACATTACATTCATATCGTGATCTTCCAGTTAGAATTGCGGAAATTGCGAACGATTTCCGTTTTGAAGCAAGTGGTGCTTTAACTGGTATTGAACGTGCAAGAGCTTTCACACAGAATGATTCACATATCTTCTGTCGTCCAGACCAGATTGCTCAGGAATTCAAGAATGTAGCACACTTGATTCTTGATGTATATAAAGACTTTGGTTTTAAAGATTACTCATTCCGTTTATCATTAAGAGATAAGAACAACAAAGAAAAGTATTTCGGTAATGATGAATTATGGGAAAAGAGTGAAAATGAATTACGTGAAGTATTAAAAGAAATGGATGTAGAATTCTATGAAGCAGAAGGCGAAGCAGCATTCTATGGTCCTAAACTTGACGTACAGGTAAAGAGTGCATTAGGACATGATGTTACTTTATCTACTATCCAGTTAGACTACCAGTTACCAGAAAGATTCGAATTAACTTATGTTGATGAAAATGGTGATAAGGTAAGACCAGTTGTTATTCATAGAGCAATCTTAGGTTCATTAGACCGTTTCATTGCCTTCTTATTAGAAGAAACAAAAGGCAACCTTCCTCTATGGTTAGCACCTACTCAGGTTCAGGTTATTCCAGTTAAACTTGAATACCATGATGAATACGCAAAAGAAGTTGTGGCTAAGTTAAGAAAGGCACACTTCAGAGTAAATAACGATAATAGAGATGAAAAGCTTGGTTATCGTATCAGAGAAGCACAGTTAAAGAAGATTCCTTATCAGTTAGTACTTGGTGATAATGAAAGAGATAATGGTACTGTGACTTATCGTAAACATGGTGAAAAGAAACAGACTACAGTAACTTTTGATGAATTCGTAGAATTATTAAATACAGAAGTAGAAAACAAAACTTTAAGCCACTAA